One stretch of Periplaneta americana isolate PAMFEO1 chromosome 1, P.americana_PAMFEO1_priV1, whole genome shotgun sequence DNA includes these proteins:
- the LOC138709173 gene encoding uncharacterized protein isoform X1, which yields MVLCLPVSLMAKFIAYINMFAALIVISLLSSESDREKIALLLGIDVDEFYPPEMPSLAGNKTTEHGNATTGEVECKTFIPWCLSYAAASLIASLMLASALYKKSLDCVIPWFICKIISVAVQVVGFINYVTKASILERVIVTAFLNFGYTVGSIIIVYKAVIRWSEVDLHEMVNRVRAVVNIIRNFRILNMPRLQDILNRRSNNQNVGDKTVDSQTDNTELATPSDDVHGASAEVEVVTSGADKAMTSGAKEAEDLVEGVPTELDKAEGCMVLAVKETVSEESEMKSSASKASYKVSDPEHVQLGKVRFTDSVEVPASD from the exons TTTGCCGCATTGATAGTGATCTCTCTATTGTCCAGTGAAAGTGATAGAGAGAAGATAGCCTTATTATTGGGAATAGATGTAGATGAATTTTATCCTCCTGAAATGCCCAGCCTTGCAGGAAATAAGACTACTGAACATGGCAACGCTACTACTGGCGAAGTGGAGT GTAAAACCTTCATTCCTTGGTGTTTGTCATACGCAGCTGCAAGTCTTATTGCCAGCCTTATGCTTGCTAGCGCCCTGTACAAG AAGTCTTTGGACTGCGTTATTCCTTGGTTCATATGCAAGATCATCAGTGTCGCCGTACAAGTGGTTGGCTTCATAAACTACGTCACGAAGGCTTCCATCCTGGAACGTGTAATCGTAAcagcttttttaaattttg GATACACCGTTGGAAGCATAATCATTGTATACAAAGCAGTAATCCGTTGGTCTGAAGTAGATCTGCATGAAATGGTGAACAGAGTACGTGCAGTCGTGAACATAATTAGAAACTTCAGGATTCTAAACATGCCCAGACTTCAAGATATTCtcaatagacgttcaaataatcaaaatgttGGAGATAAAACTGTAGATTCTCAAACTGATAACACAGAACTTGCTACTCCAAGTGACGATGTACATGGAGCTTCTGCGGAAGTCGAAGTGGTGACTTCTGGAGCCGATAAAGCGATGACTTCTGGAGCCAAGGAAGCTGAGGACTTGGTTGAAGGTGTACCCACGGAACTCGACAAAGCTGAAGGATGCATGGTGTTGGCAGTGAAGGAAACGGTTAGTGAAGAAAGTGAAATGAAGTCCAGTGCTTCCAAGGCTAGTTATAAAGTGTCTGACCCTGAGCATGTACAGCTGGGAAAGGTTAGATTTACAGATTCTGTTGAAGTTCCTGCCTCTGATTAG
- the LOC138709173 gene encoding uncharacterized protein isoform X2, whose translation MFAALIVISLLSSESDREKIALLLGIDVDEFYPPEMPSLAGNKTTEHGNATTGEVECKTFIPWCLSYAAASLIASLMLASALYKKSLDCVIPWFICKIISVAVQVVGFINYVTKASILERVIVTAFLNFGYTVGSIIIVYKAVIRWSEVDLHEMVNRVRAVVNIIRNFRILNMPRLQDILNRRSNNQNVGDKTVDSQTDNTELATPSDDVHGASAEVEVVTSGADKAMTSGAKEAEDLVEGVPTELDKAEGCMVLAVKETVSEESEMKSSASKASYKVSDPEHVQLGKVRFTDSVEVPASD comes from the exons TTTGCCGCATTGATAGTGATCTCTCTATTGTCCAGTGAAAGTGATAGAGAGAAGATAGCCTTATTATTGGGAATAGATGTAGATGAATTTTATCCTCCTGAAATGCCCAGCCTTGCAGGAAATAAGACTACTGAACATGGCAACGCTACTACTGGCGAAGTGGAGT GTAAAACCTTCATTCCTTGGTGTTTGTCATACGCAGCTGCAAGTCTTATTGCCAGCCTTATGCTTGCTAGCGCCCTGTACAAG AAGTCTTTGGACTGCGTTATTCCTTGGTTCATATGCAAGATCATCAGTGTCGCCGTACAAGTGGTTGGCTTCATAAACTACGTCACGAAGGCTTCCATCCTGGAACGTGTAATCGTAAcagcttttttaaattttg GATACACCGTTGGAAGCATAATCATTGTATACAAAGCAGTAATCCGTTGGTCTGAAGTAGATCTGCATGAAATGGTGAACAGAGTACGTGCAGTCGTGAACATAATTAGAAACTTCAGGATTCTAAACATGCCCAGACTTCAAGATATTCtcaatagacgttcaaataatcaaaatgttGGAGATAAAACTGTAGATTCTCAAACTGATAACACAGAACTTGCTACTCCAAGTGACGATGTACATGGAGCTTCTGCGGAAGTCGAAGTGGTGACTTCTGGAGCCGATAAAGCGATGACTTCTGGAGCCAAGGAAGCTGAGGACTTGGTTGAAGGTGTACCCACGGAACTCGACAAAGCTGAAGGATGCATGGTGTTGGCAGTGAAGGAAACGGTTAGTGAAGAAAGTGAAATGAAGTCCAGTGCTTCCAAGGCTAGTTATAAAGTGTCTGACCCTGAGCATGTACAGCTGGGAAAGGTTAGATTTACAGATTCTGTTGAAGTTCCTGCCTCTGATTAG